One Deinococcus sp. LM3 genomic region harbors:
- a CDS encoding zinc-dependent alcohol dehydrogenase has protein sequence MKAIVWQGTNRVGVETVPDPTLLLPTDAIVRVTSTAICGSDLHLLDGVIPSMERGDILGHEFMGEVVEVGRDVKKLKVGDRVVVPFNIACGACDPCRRGLFSACDNSNPNHRMAEALYGGVSGGGLFGYSHMYGGYAGGQAQYVRVPFADVGPHRIESDLRDEQVLFLTDIFPTGYQAAEQCGIVPGRDVVAVFGAGPVGQFAARSAQMLGAAHVIVIDRVPERLAMAEAAGCQTINYEQDDVLVALREATGGRGPDHVIDAVGMEAHGHGPGAVVDTAKQRLRLSFDRITALRWALLSCAKGGTVSLPGVYGGLIDKVPMGAAFAKGLTFRMGQTHTHRHIAPLLSRIEAGEIDPSFVITHRATLDEAPDLYKTFRDKHDGCVKVVLNPWA, from the coding sequence ATGAAGGCCATCGTCTGGCAGGGCACGAACCGCGTGGGCGTGGAGACAGTGCCGGACCCTACGCTGCTGCTGCCCACCGACGCCATCGTGCGCGTGACCTCGACGGCGATCTGTGGGTCGGACCTGCACCTGCTCGACGGCGTGATTCCCAGCATGGAGCGCGGCGACATCCTGGGTCACGAGTTCATGGGTGAAGTCGTCGAGGTCGGGCGGGACGTGAAGAAACTGAAGGTCGGGGACCGCGTGGTGGTGCCGTTCAACATCGCCTGCGGGGCCTGCGACCCCTGCCGCCGGGGGCTGTTCAGCGCCTGCGACAACTCGAACCCCAACCACCGCATGGCCGAGGCGCTGTACGGCGGGGTCAGCGGGGGCGGGCTGTTCGGGTACTCGCACATGTACGGCGGGTACGCGGGCGGTCAGGCGCAGTACGTGCGGGTGCCGTTCGCGGATGTCGGGCCGCACCGCATCGAGTCGGACCTGCGTGACGAGCAGGTGCTGTTCCTGACCGACATCTTTCCCACCGGGTATCAGGCGGCCGAGCAGTGCGGCATCGTGCCGGGCCGCGACGTGGTGGCGGTGTTCGGGGCGGGGCCGGTCGGGCAGTTCGCGGCCCGCAGCGCGCAGATGCTGGGCGCCGCGCACGTGATCGTGATCGACCGGGTGCCCGAGCGGCTGGCGATGGCCGAGGCGGCCGGGTGCCAGACCATCAATTACGAGCAGGACGACGTGCTGGTGGCGCTGCGCGAGGCGACAGGCGGGCGCGGCCCGGACCACGTGATCGATGCGGTGGGCATGGAGGCGCACGGGCACGGTCCCGGCGCGGTGGTGGATACCGCCAAGCAGCGGCTGCGGCTGAGTTTCGACCGGATCACGGCGCTGCGCTGGGCGCTGCTGAGCTGCGCGAAGGGCGGCACGGTCAGTCTGCCCGGCGTGTACGGCGGCCTGATCGACAAGGTCCCGATGGGCGCGGCGTTCGCCAAGGGCCTGACCTTCCGCATGGGCCAGACGCACACGCACCGGCACATCGCGCCGCTGCTGTCCCGCATCGAGGCGGGCGAGATCGACCCGAGTTTCGTGATCACCCACCGCGCCACCCTTGACGAGGCCCCGGACCTGTACAAGACCTTCCGCGACAAGCACGACGGCTGCGTGAAGGTCGTCCTGAACCCCTGGGCCTGA
- a CDS encoding acetate--CoA ligase has protein sequence MDAALLSVPLVSPTAALSACPPVPPAEAERLRHLDPQPYWLHIAQELTWDKPPTTALEGTLGDFRYFPGATGNVSVNCLDRHPPQRVALRYEREDGLQETWTYGQLTDGAARFAAALQDLGVERGDRVAVYLGNVPEAFIAIHACYRIGAIYSVIFAGFSAAAVRDRLEDARPKVVVCTDATLRRGRVVPLKATLDEALTGLPPAQVIVARRVNAGHPLRAGELDFQALLDATTRRADPVMLEANEPGFIIYTSGTTSKPKGLVHAGLGFLTGAYANVKWTLNLREQDTYWCTADVGWLTFPIFALVGGLAHGATHVVYEGSIDTPTPARPYELIAAHGVTKVFTAPTALRMLRRAGDDALRGHDLSRLQLIGLVGEPLDPETWHWAHDTLGGGNVFINNTYGQTETGTAWAGSMAGLTPTRPGACGHPLPGYRARIARDDGDEAAPGELGALTLTEPFPCLARTVWGDHDRYRATYLSDHPGAYAASDAALLDHDGQLWVTGRLDDVMNVAGHRIGTMEMEAALITHPAVSEAAVVAMPDDVKGAVPVAFVVPRGDAQGSPELRRELAEAVVRGVGAIARPARVIVTPTVPRTRSGKIMRRVLRDLLITGQAGGDLSSLENPDAIDTVRGLLAVDRGD, from the coding sequence ATGGACGCTGCCCTGCTGTCTGTTCCGCTCGTGTCGCCCACCGCCGCCCTGAGCGCCTGTCCGCCCGTCCCGCCCGCCGAGGCCGAGCGCCTGCGCCACCTGGACCCGCAACCCTACTGGCTGCATATCGCGCAGGAACTGACCTGGGACAAGCCGCCCACCACGGCCCTGGAGGGCACGCTGGGGGACTTCCGGTACTTTCCGGGCGCGACCGGGAACGTCAGCGTGAACTGCCTGGACCGCCACCCGCCGCAGCGCGTCGCCCTGCGCTACGAGCGTGAGGACGGCCTGCAGGAAACCTGGACGTACGGCCAGCTGACGGACGGGGCGGCCCGTTTCGCCGCCGCCCTGCAGGACCTGGGCGTGGAGCGCGGGGACCGCGTGGCCGTCTACCTGGGGAACGTGCCCGAGGCGTTCATCGCCATTCACGCCTGCTACCGCATCGGGGCGATCTACTCGGTGATCTTCGCGGGATTCAGTGCCGCCGCCGTGCGCGACCGGCTGGAGGACGCCCGCCCGAAGGTGGTGGTCTGCACGGACGCCACGCTGCGGCGCGGGCGGGTCGTGCCGCTGAAGGCCACGCTGGACGAGGCGCTGACCGGCCTGCCGCCCGCACAGGTGATCGTGGCCCGCCGCGTGAACGCGGGTCACCCGCTGCGAGCCGGCGAACTGGACTTCCAGGCGCTGCTGGACGCCACCACCCGCCGCGCCGACCCGGTCATGCTGGAGGCGAACGAGCCGGGGTTCATCATCTACACGAGCGGCACGACCAGCAAACCCAAGGGCCTCGTGCACGCCGGGCTGGGCTTCCTGACCGGCGCGTACGCGAACGTGAAGTGGACCCTGAACCTGCGCGAGCAGGACACGTACTGGTGTACCGCCGACGTGGGCTGGCTGACCTTCCCGATCTTCGCGCTGGTGGGCGGACTGGCACACGGGGCCACGCACGTCGTGTACGAGGGCAGCATCGACACGCCCACCCCCGCCCGGCCGTACGAACTGATCGCCGCCCACGGCGTCACGAAGGTCTTCACGGCCCCCACCGCCCTGCGGATGCTGCGCCGCGCCGGGGACGACGCCCTGCGCGGGCACGACCTGAGCCGACTGCAACTGATCGGACTGGTCGGGGAGCCGCTGGACCCGGAAACGTGGCACTGGGCGCACGACACGCTGGGCGGCGGGAACGTGTTCATCAACAACACGTACGGGCAGACCGAGACCGGCACCGCCTGGGCGGGCAGCATGGCGGGCCTGACCCCCACCCGCCCCGGCGCGTGCGGCCATCCGCTGCCCGGCTACCGCGCCCGCATCGCGCGGGACGACGGCGATGAGGCCGCGCCGGGCGAACTGGGCGCCCTGACCCTGACCGAGCCGTTCCCGTGCCTGGCGCGGACCGTGTGGGGCGACCACGACCGCTACCGCGCCACGTACCTGAGCGACCATCCGGGCGCTTACGCCGCCAGTGACGCCGCGCTGCTGGACCACGACGGGCAACTGTGGGTGACGGGCCGCCTGGACGACGTGATGAACGTCGCCGGGCACCGCATCGGCACCATGGAGATGGAGGCGGCGCTGATCACGCACCCGGCGGTGTCCGAGGCGGCCGTGGTCGCCATGCCCGACGACGTGAAGGGCGCCGTACCCGTGGCGTTCGTGGTGCCGCGCGGCGACGCGCAGGGCAGCCCGGAGCTGCGCCGCGAACTGGCCGAGGCGGTCGTGAGGGGCGTGGGCGCCATCGCGCGGCCCGCCCGCGTGATCGTCACGCCCACCGTGCCCCGCACCCGCAGCGGCAAGATCATGCGCCGCGTCCTGCGTGACCTGCTGATCACCGGGCAGGCGGGCGGCGACCTGAGCAGCCTGGAAAACCCGGACGCCATCGACACCGTGCGCGGGCTGCTGGCTGTGGACCGTGGGGACTAG
- a CDS encoding type III pantothenate kinase — protein MPAFPLLAVDIGNTSTVIGLADERLDLTHTWRIRTNREHLPDDLAMRLHSLLALTGAPMPRAAVLSSVAPPLGQNYVLALRRHFAVEAFEVSATNLPDVHVELDVPDAVGADRLCNLFGAEKYLNTHEYAVVVDFGTSTNFDVIGRGRRFLGGVLATGAQVSADALFSRAAKLPRITLQAPGTAIGKNTTHALQSGLVFGYAEMVDGLLRRIRAELPGPAVAIATGGFSRTIEGICREIDHYDETLTLRGLVELWASR, from the coding sequence GTGCCCGCCTTTCCCCTTCTGGCCGTGGATATCGGCAACACCAGCACCGTCATCGGACTCGCAGACGAACGCCTGGACCTGACGCACACCTGGCGGATCCGCACGAACCGCGAGCATCTGCCGGACGACCTCGCCATGCGCCTGCACAGCCTGCTGGCCCTGACCGGCGCGCCCATGCCGCGCGCCGCCGTCCTGAGCAGCGTCGCGCCGCCGCTGGGGCAGAATTACGTGCTGGCGCTGCGCCGTCACTTTGCCGTGGAGGCCTTCGAGGTCAGCGCCACGAACCTGCCGGACGTCCACGTGGAACTCGACGTGCCGGACGCCGTGGGCGCCGACCGCCTGTGCAACCTGTTCGGCGCCGAGAAGTACCTGAACACCCACGAGTACGCCGTGGTCGTGGACTTCGGGACGAGTACGAACTTCGACGTGATCGGCCGGGGCCGCCGCTTCCTGGGCGGCGTGCTCGCCACGGGCGCGCAGGTCAGCGCCGACGCGCTGTTCAGCCGCGCCGCGAAACTGCCGCGCATCACGTTGCAGGCGCCGGGCACGGCCATCGGGAAGAACACCACCCACGCCCTGCAGTCGGGTCTGGTGTTCGGGTACGCCGAGATGGTGGACGGCCTGCTGCGCCGCATCCGCGCCGAGTTGCCGGGCCCGGCAGTCGCCATCGCCACCGGGGGGTTCTCGCGCACCATCGAGGGCATCTGCCGCGAGATCGACCACTACGACGAGACCCTGACCCTGCGCGGCCTCGTGGAACTCTGGGCCAGCCGCTGA
- a CDS encoding cobalamin-binding protein translates to MTHPASTAPADRPAPTRIVSLLPSATDLLFDLGLGGRVVGVSHSCDHPQARSLPVLTRSIVDSAAPQAEIDRAVSDAVREGRALYQVDGPLLDALNPDLVVTQGVCEVCAVTPGTIEAAVRYLPGCLPAANVLSLEGRCLSGILDDLRALGDAAGVPERAGALAAQAQARWDAVQPVPHPPRVLTLEWTDPPFYGGHWVPEQVERAGGVNVLGAAGTDSGRAGWAQIEALRPDVTVVLCCGYGLGDNVAFARALDPQRPLGQVWAVDANALFSRPALGVVRGAEVLAALLRGEATPGQSERIRG, encoded by the coding sequence ATGACCCACCCGGCCTCCACCGCTCCCGCCGACCGACCGGCCCCGACCCGCATCGTGAGCCTGCTGCCCAGCGCCACCGACCTGCTGTTCGATCTGGGTCTGGGCGGGCGGGTGGTGGGTGTCAGTCACTCCTGCGACCACCCGCAGGCGCGGTCACTGCCGGTCCTGACCCGGTCCATCGTGGACAGCGCCGCCCCGCAGGCCGAGATCGACCGGGCCGTCAGCGACGCCGTCCGCGAGGGCCGCGCGCTGTATCAGGTGGACGGCCCGCTGCTGGACGCCCTGAACCCGGACCTGGTGGTCACGCAGGGCGTGTGCGAGGTCTGCGCCGTCACGCCCGGCACCATCGAGGCGGCCGTGCGGTACCTGCCGGGCTGCCTGCCCGCCGCGAACGTCCTGAGCCTGGAGGGCCGCTGCCTGAGCGGCATCCTGGACGACCTGCGGGCGCTGGGCGACGCGGCTGGCGTGCCGGAGCGCGCCGGGGCGCTGGCCGCGCAGGCGCAGGCCCGCTGGGACGCCGTGCAGCCCGTCCCGCACCCGCCGCGCGTCCTGACGCTGGAGTGGACGGACCCGCCCTTCTACGGCGGTCACTGGGTGCCCGAGCAGGTCGAGCGGGCGGGCGGCGTGAACGTGCTGGGCGCCGCCGGCACCGATTCGGGCCGCGCGGGCTGGGCACAGATCGAGGCCCTGCGGCCCGACGTGACGGTCGTCCTGTGCTGCGGGTACGGGCTGGGCGACAACGTCGCGTTCGCCCGCGCCCTGGACCCGCAGCGGCCGCTGGGACAGGTGTGGGCGGTGGACGCGAACGCCCTGTTCAGCCGCCCGGCGCTGGGCGTGGTGCGCGGCGCCGAGGTCCTGGCGGCCCTGCTACGCGGTGAAGCCACCCCCGGCCAGAGCGAACGCATCCGGGGCTGA
- a CDS encoding SDR family NAD(P)-dependent oxidoreductase, with translation MRVPTRLLLTAAAALAARRALHSPAGRYDLTGRSVLITGGSRGLGLALAQECLSRGANVTLMARTADDLRRAQDRLNAGPRVQTVTGDVRRDGDAERAVQEALRAHGRLDVLLNNAGIIQIGPEANTTEQDYRDALEVNTLGPLRMVRAARPYLRGGGRVLIVSSVGGRVAIPHLGPYSVSKFASAGLGQALRAELAREGIVVSTVLPGLMRTGSPLNAPVKGQVRREYALIATLATLPVVSLDASEAARRILNALEAGRAETMIGGPAAVLRAVQGAAPELTASLMGFAARLLPGPAASNRAVTGRDAEGTFTQGNPMKRAAEGTFNQRRVHGRGPGDRED, from the coding sequence ATGCGAGTCCCGACACGTCTGCTCCTGACGGCCGCCGCTGCCCTGGCGGCCCGACGCGCCCTTCATTCCCCGGCCGGCCGGTACGACCTGACGGGCCGGAGCGTGCTGATCACCGGCGGCTCGCGCGGGCTGGGGCTGGCGCTGGCGCAGGAGTGCCTGTCGCGCGGCGCGAACGTCACGCTGATGGCCCGCACTGCCGACGATCTGCGCCGGGCGCAGGACCGCCTGAACGCCGGGCCTCGCGTGCAGACCGTGACGGGCGACGTGCGCCGCGACGGGGACGCCGAGCGGGCCGTGCAGGAAGCCCTGCGCGCCCACGGCCGGCTGGACGTGCTGCTGAACAACGCCGGCATCATCCAGATCGGGCCGGAGGCGAACACCACCGAGCAGGATTACCGCGACGCGCTGGAGGTGAACACGCTGGGGCCGCTGCGGATGGTCCGCGCGGCCCGGCCCTACCTGCGCGGGGGCGGCCGGGTGCTGATCGTGTCGTCGGTGGGGGGGCGGGTGGCGATTCCGCACCTGGGGCCGTACTCGGTCAGCAAGTTCGCGTCGGCGGGGCTGGGGCAGGCGCTGCGGGCGGAACTGGCCCGCGAGGGAATCGTGGTCAGCACGGTCCTGCCGGGCCTGATGCGCACCGGCAGTCCCCTGAACGCGCCGGTGAAGGGGCAGGTGCGGCGCGAGTACGCGCTGATCGCCACGCTGGCCACGCTGCCGGTGGTGTCGCTGGACGCCTCCGAGGCGGCGCGGCGGATCCTGAACGCCCTGGAGGCCGGCCGCGCGGAAACCATGATCGGCGGTCCTGCGGCGGTGCTGCGCGCCGTGCAGGGGGCCGCCCCGGAACTGACGGCGTCCCTGATGGGCTTCGCGGCGCGGCTGCTGCCGGGGCCAGCAGCGTCGAACCGGGCGGTGACGGGCCGGGACGCCGAGGGGACGTTCACTCAGGGAAATCCCATGAAGCGGGCCGCCGAGGGAACCTTCAATCAGCGCCGGGTGCACGGGCGCGGGCCGGGTGACCGGGAAGACTGA
- a CDS encoding MotA/TolQ/ExbB proton channel family protein — translation MNVIDLFRAAGPLLWVLLALSVYVVYLSAARAQALSRMGADARTLIERARAVTAESGPAAALAEVDRAAHPSPAAQVLRAGLARADRGADAAQAAMQSALLAEDARLYAGLGALGTAAQVGPLLGLLGTVIGMVRSFLVFSQTTNPTPAQLGTGISEALVNTAAGLVVAIIAYVCRNALRLKADRLALQAEQVREDLPGWLTRPAPAARPAVAAAPLPEVALNFGAAR, via the coding sequence ATGAACGTCATTGACCTCTTCCGCGCCGCCGGACCCCTGTTGTGGGTCCTGCTGGCCCTGTCCGTGTACGTCGTGTACCTGAGTGCCGCGCGCGCCCAGGCTCTGTCCCGCATGGGCGCCGACGCCCGCACCCTGATCGAACGCGCCCGCGCCGTCACCGCCGAGAGCGGCCCGGCCGCCGCGCTGGCCGAGGTGGACCGCGCCGCGCACCCCAGCCCGGCCGCGCAGGTCCTGCGGGCCGGACTGGCCCGCGCCGACCGTGGCGCAGACGCCGCGCAGGCCGCCATGCAGTCCGCGCTGCTGGCCGAGGACGCCCGCCTGTACGCCGGACTGGGAGCGCTGGGCACCGCCGCGCAGGTCGGGCCGCTGCTGGGCCTGCTGGGCACCGTGATCGGCATGGTGCGGTCGTTCCTGGTGTTCAGTCAGACGACCAACCCCACGCCCGCGCAACTGGGCACCGGGATCAGCGAGGCGCTGGTCAATACGGCGGCCGGGCTGGTCGTGGCGATCATCGCGTACGTGTGCCGCAACGCCCTGCGCCTGAAAGCCGACCGGCTGGCCCTGCAGGCCGAGCAGGTGCGCGAGGATCTGCCCGGCTGGCTGACCCGCCCCGCGCCCGCCGCCCGCCCCGCCGTCGCCGCCGCGCCCCTGCCGGAAGTCGCGCTGAACTTCGGCGCGGCGCGGTGA
- a CDS encoding biopolymer transporter ExbD, whose translation MSAARRRFREDGDDVTFDFAPMVDIVLLLLIFFFLTSNLGARQNALPLDLPRASSTVQETPDLPIVSVTRAGKVFLNGQETTLTRLRGRLEPLAKASGGLVGLRADERGNYGTVVRVMDEIKKAGGSRLALGTQPDGAAGESAP comes from the coding sequence GTGAGCGCCGCCCGCCGCCGCTTCCGCGAGGACGGAGACGACGTGACCTTCGACTTCGCGCCCATGGTGGACATCGTGCTGCTGCTGCTGATCTTCTTCTTCCTGACCAGCAACCTGGGCGCCCGGCAGAACGCCCTGCCGCTGGACCTGCCGCGCGCCAGCAGCACCGTGCAGGAAACCCCGGACCTGCCCATCGTGAGCGTCACCCGCGCCGGGAAGGTGTTCCTGAACGGCCAGGAAACCACCCTGACCCGCCTGCGCGGCCGGCTGGAACCCTTGGCGAAGGCCTCGGGCGGGCTGGTGGGCCTGCGCGCCGACGAACGCGGGAACTACGGCACGGTCGTGCGCGTCATGGACGAGATCAAGAAGGCCGGCGGCTCCCGCCTGGCGCTCGGCACCCAGCCGGACGGCGCGGCGGGGGAGAGCGCGCCGTGA
- a CDS encoding SRPBCC family protein produces MSPDDMKPDNQKTDGQAVSVRTSDQGGGDAPDPAGEGSTGAHMPPLERSVVGSVGVALIGAGLRSARPLQKIVLGGVGAGLTALAASGRNPLATALKIRQNAQGEVLVSDAVTVGKPAAELYARWRDLARLPDLMTHLQAVEVLDGRRSRWTVKAPAGTVSWEAELTADEPGQRLAWQSLPGAAVENHGEVLFRPAPGDRGTEVVVRLAYRPPAGTAGAVVARLAGEEPAQQLRDDLMRFKREQELGFAPTTQGQSSGRAATGGQA; encoded by the coding sequence ATGAGCCCAGACGATATGAAGCCAGACAACCAGAAGACCGACGGGCAGGCCGTTTCCGTCCGGACTTCCGACCAGGGGGGCGGTGACGCGCCCGACCCGGCCGGGGAGGGCAGTACCGGCGCACACATGCCGCCCCTGGAACGCTCGGTGGTGGGCAGCGTGGGCGTCGCCCTGATCGGCGCGGGGCTGCGCAGCGCCCGTCCACTGCAGAAGATCGTGCTGGGCGGCGTCGGGGCGGGCCTGACCGCGCTGGCCGCCTCGGGCCGCAACCCGCTGGCGACGGCGCTGAAGATCCGGCAGAACGCGCAGGGCGAGGTGCTCGTGAGTGACGCCGTGACGGTCGGGAAACCCGCCGCCGAGCTGTACGCCCGCTGGCGGGATCTGGCGCGGCTGCCGGACCTGATGACCCACCTTCAGGCCGTCGAGGTGCTGGACGGGCGCCGTTCTCGCTGGACCGTGAAGGCTCCTGCCGGCACCGTCAGCTGGGAGGCGGAACTCACGGCGGACGAGCCGGGCCAGCGGCTGGCGTGGCAGTCACTGCCGGGCGCGGCGGTCGAGAATCACGGCGAGGTGCTGTTCCGCCCCGCGCCGGGTGACCGGGGGACCGAGGTCGTCGTGCGGCTCGCGTACCGACCGCCAGCAGGCACAGCCGGGGCCGTCGTGGCGCGGCTGGCCGGCGAGGAACCCGCCCAGCAGTTGCGGGACGACCTGATGCGCTTCAAGCGTGAGCAGGAACTGGGGTTCGCGCCGACCACGCAGGGTCAGAGCAGCGGCCGCGCCGCGACGGGCGGTCAGGCATGA